The Pseudomonas berkeleyensis genome includes a region encoding these proteins:
- the wecB gene encoding non-hydrolyzing UDP-N-acetylglucosamine 2-epimerase, with protein sequence MHIAFVLGTRPEIIKLSSLIKACQDQRIDYTLIHTNQHYSSSMDARFFEELALPAAHFNLGVGACPPVSQVGRMLVALEPLLNDLKPDHVVVQGDTNSALAGGLAASKAGFDVAHVEAGLRSFDRSMPEENNRVLLDHLASHWFCPAERQVQLLAREGITGPGVQVTGNTGVDATLLYAARAIEQSQVLARFGLQPGNYLLLTCHRPSNTDDMARFAQLMSSIEHLARRRGQVVIYPCHPRLSAAHHAILAALPSIICCEPLGYLDTLALLQQSSLLLTDSGGLQEEAYVLGLPCLILRNNTERPETLENGGAYLVRDISPETLCRLAAELEGASIHRGGALGDGLAYRHVLGALLES encoded by the coding sequence ATGCACATCGCCTTTGTTCTGGGCACGCGCCCCGAAATCATCAAGCTGTCTTCCCTGATCAAGGCCTGCCAGGATCAACGGATCGACTACACCCTGATCCATACCAATCAGCATTATTCGTCCTCCATGGATGCGCGCTTCTTCGAGGAACTGGCGTTGCCGGCCGCCCATTTCAACCTGGGGGTGGGGGCCTGTCCTCCCGTCTCCCAGGTCGGACGTATGCTGGTGGCTCTGGAACCGTTGCTCAACGACCTGAAGCCCGATCATGTGGTGGTGCAAGGCGATACCAACAGCGCTCTGGCCGGTGGGCTGGCGGCTAGCAAGGCAGGCTTTGACGTGGCGCACGTCGAAGCGGGGTTGCGCAGTTTCGACCGCAGCATGCCTGAGGAAAACAACCGGGTGCTGCTCGACCACCTGGCCAGTCACTGGTTCTGCCCTGCCGAGCGGCAGGTTCAACTCCTGGCACGGGAGGGTATCACCGGGCCGGGTGTACAGGTGACCGGCAATACGGGCGTGGATGCCACCTTGCTGTATGCCGCTCGAGCCATCGAGCAGTCACAGGTGCTGGCACGCTTCGGGTTGCAGCCAGGCAATTATCTGTTGCTGACCTGTCATCGCCCCTCCAACACCGATGATATGGCGCGTTTCGCCCAGCTCATGAGCAGTATTGAGCATCTCGCCAGGAGGCGTGGGCAGGTGGTCATATATCCCTGCCACCCTCGCTTGTCAGCGGCACATCACGCGATACTCGCGGCCTTGCCTTCGATTATCTGCTGCGAGCCACTGGGCTACCTGGATACCTTGGCATTACTGCAGCAGTCATCCCTGCTACTCACCGACAGTGGGGGGCTGCAGGAAGAGGCCTATGTGCTGGGTTTGCCTTGCCTGATCCTGCGTAACAATACCGAGCGTCCGGAAACCCTGGAAAACGGTGGCGCCTACCTGGTTCGGGATATCTCGCCAGAGACGCTTTGCCGACTGGCTGCCGAGTTGGAAGGGGCGAGCATTCACAGGGGCGGAGCCCTTGGCGATGGCCTTGCCTATCGCCATGTTCTCGGTGCTTTGCTCGAATCCTGA
- a CDS encoding phosphoenolpyruvate carboxykinase (ATP), giving the protein MSRILHKAYGLSIDSDLPLPELSSMSPDAAEDVDVEIRQMTLEAPEHYGALRQVGPFLWASTTCLWLQVPGVVTFLVREGRQILFEPAAGVDGDSIRLFLLGSAIGALLMQRGLLVLHGNAVRIGDRCMVCLGHSGAGKSTLATAFSQRGYEILADDVVPVTADGWVLPGIARAKLWADSIKHLGIETTGLQRIRPMLEKFSLPLDRSPALEPLALGGLYILDKHNLPDSTIEPLQGIQRFGWLCEHNYRPRFIDAMGLQAQRFSLCVAIAGKVKVKQIMRSATVFDVDSLVDKILADMGVVA; this is encoded by the coding sequence ATGTCGCGCATTCTGCATAAAGCCTATGGCTTGTCCATTGACTCCGATTTGCCATTGCCCGAGTTATCATCGATGTCTCCAGATGCTGCGGAGGACGTCGACGTCGAGATTCGGCAAATGACGCTGGAGGCTCCCGAACATTACGGGGCGTTACGGCAGGTAGGACCTTTTCTCTGGGCTTCCACAACCTGCTTGTGGTTGCAGGTACCCGGTGTCGTCACCTTTCTCGTGCGTGAGGGGCGGCAGATTCTTTTCGAGCCGGCTGCCGGTGTCGACGGGGACAGCATCCGCTTATTCCTTCTGGGTTCGGCCATTGGCGCATTGCTGATGCAGCGAGGGTTGCTCGTATTGCATGGCAATGCAGTGCGCATTGGTGACCGTTGCATGGTCTGTCTAGGTCATTCGGGGGCCGGCAAATCCACCCTGGCAACGGCGTTCTCTCAGCGTGGATACGAAATATTGGCCGACGATGTAGTGCCCGTTACGGCAGATGGATGGGTGCTGCCGGGCATTGCCCGAGCCAAACTGTGGGCCGACAGCATCAAGCATCTGGGTATCGAGACGACAGGTCTGCAGCGAATCAGGCCTATGCTGGAGAAGTTCAGCTTGCCGCTGGATCGTTCGCCTGCGCTGGAGCCTCTTGCGCTGGGCGGTTTATACATTTTGGACAAGCACAATCTGCCTGACTCCACCATCGAGCCACTACAGGGTATCCAGCGTTTCGGGTGGCTCTGTGAGCACAATTACCGGCCGCGTTTCATCGATGCGATGGGGTTGCAGGCTCAGCGGTTCTCGCTCTGCGTTGCGATAGCCGGCAAGGTGAAGGTCAAGCAAATCATGCGCAGCGCTACAGTCTTCGATGTCGACAGTCTGGTCGACAAGATTCTCGCTGACATGGGCGTGGTTGCATGA
- a CDS encoding O-antigen ligase family protein: MGLFHSVRRLASQVATCKNGGMALSPTWQAVLSLGLFLQISGLLLIADGSTYSTQVHLFLLLPSLVLLLTRPDLRLWKQPVVLALTGLLAYVILNALWRTEVGGKNPAYWLKIALFVMIYTHAVGRLTLHPRTLITVLTLCAAVAAMFAWMTLIHQFGIKAIPLDYAKIREDARLYTLDWQGLADLKHPVVAGLYYGVFIILLSQRLVAAPLRTWQAGLILLGIAGLCAYVLLTFSRGAWVSTLVAGLCLLLLFPGRTSRALLISGAFLLLGMLVMFWPEVRNEWLVRGASRRDLIWLSWLARLPDFWLWGEGPGTSFEFTYPWGGSVKHAHSLYLQLWYQLGLPGITLFILFLGCLLEKGWRLRQQPLARLGLALLILAMVAMLTDVHSILLRPNHYWVLFWLPAGILIGLRPPITTDPQQENA, encoded by the coding sequence ATGGGATTGTTCCACAGCGTGAGGAGACTAGCCAGCCAAGTGGCAACCTGTAAAAACGGAGGTATGGCACTTTCACCAACCTGGCAGGCAGTGCTCAGTCTCGGACTTTTTCTGCAGATATCAGGACTACTGCTGATTGCCGACGGCAGTACCTACTCTACTCAGGTTCATCTGTTTTTACTGCTGCCCAGCCTGGTTTTGCTGCTCACTCGCCCGGACTTACGGCTTTGGAAGCAGCCCGTGGTTCTTGCCCTGACTGGTCTACTGGCCTATGTGATACTGAATGCCCTCTGGCGAACGGAGGTCGGCGGGAAAAACCCTGCCTATTGGCTAAAAATCGCTCTATTCGTGATGATCTACACTCATGCGGTCGGGCGCCTGACACTGCACCCGCGAACGCTGATCACAGTGCTTACGTTGTGTGCGGCAGTGGCGGCTATGTTCGCCTGGATGACCTTAATTCACCAGTTCGGCATCAAGGCGATTCCACTGGACTATGCCAAGATCCGGGAAGACGCTCGCCTATATACTCTTGATTGGCAAGGCCTAGCCGATCTCAAGCATCCGGTCGTCGCCGGTCTTTACTATGGCGTTTTCATCATTCTCCTGAGCCAGCGTCTGGTCGCCGCCCCTCTCCGTACTTGGCAAGCAGGCCTGATACTGCTCGGCATCGCGGGTCTATGTGCCTATGTCCTATTGACATTTTCCCGAGGTGCCTGGGTTTCCACACTAGTGGCAGGTCTATGCCTGTTGTTGCTGTTTCCCGGTCGCACCTCCAGAGCGTTACTCATCAGTGGAGCCTTTCTGCTCCTGGGCATGCTGGTCATGTTCTGGCCAGAAGTGCGTAATGAATGGTTGGTCAGAGGCGCCAGCAGGCGTGACCTGATCTGGCTGAGTTGGCTGGCACGTCTACCAGACTTCTGGCTATGGGGTGAAGGCCCCGGGACATCGTTCGAGTTCACCTACCCTTGGGGCGGGTCGGTCAAACATGCTCATAGCCTCTACCTGCAACTCTGGTATCAGCTCGGCCTGCCCGGAATCACCCTGTTCATCCTGTTTTTAGGCTGCCTGCTAGAAAAGGGCTGGCGCCTGCGCCAGCAGCCTCTAGCCCGCCTGGGCCTGGCTCTGCTGATTCTGGCCATGGTGGCGATGCTAACGGACGTTCACTCGATACTCCTGCGCCCAAACCACTACTGGGTATTGTTCTGGCTCCCGGCAGGCATTCTGATCGGGCTGCGGCCACCAATAACCACCGATCCGCAACAAGAGAACGCCTGA
- a CDS encoding asparagine synthetase B family protein — MSAIAGIVRFDGQALDRNVLQRMSNILAPYGRDAQGTWHGAGAGLVSTLLRTKPEDQHDRQPVALGDCQVVFAGRLDNRDELIAQLALDERLSRQMADSELMAQACQRWDTLALERVEGSYALACWQPQRRRLWLARDVMGEQPLFWHRQSGFLAFASWPKALFCVPGVPRSVDEQSVLEQLALLPMAGCSYKDIHRVNPGELMLVEGDKVSTHIHRRLGSGPQVRFKRDEDYVEALHEHLQRAVSACLRSSGPVASHLSSGFDSSTVTAYAARQLAHRGERLTAYTAAPREGFAGPVPRDRHGDESKVAAQLAGRFDNIDHVILRSSGQSPLESLEQEIDELDQSPVNPCNTLWMRAIERDAQARGCKVMLTGQMGNMSISYDGYPYMASLWRKGRWLQWWHELCAYQRTHPQWRRRGLVLRTVGASMPGWLWQQIAIRRGEFGGELDQYTAVNLQQLSAGWLQQRAEAKGWDLSYRPWHDGRAMRLAVLGRIDTGSVLASANLRGLEMRDPTCDRRLVEFCLGVPDSQFLRDGQPRWLLRRLMADVLPEEILEGRGKGYQFADWYEGLSADRERLREQLQQLRQHRRAAQLLDLPALEALLENWPEEGWNNMATIQRYRLKLLRGVAMGSFIRYAEPDNR, encoded by the coding sequence ATGAGTGCCATTGCTGGCATCGTTCGCTTTGACGGTCAAGCGTTGGATCGCAATGTATTGCAGCGCATGAGCAACATACTTGCGCCATACGGGCGTGATGCCCAAGGCACTTGGCACGGCGCTGGAGCTGGCTTGGTAAGCACCTTGCTGCGCACGAAACCGGAAGATCAACATGACCGCCAGCCCGTCGCGCTCGGCGACTGCCAGGTAGTCTTCGCTGGGCGCCTGGACAATCGTGACGAACTGATCGCTCAGTTGGCGCTGGACGAGCGCCTGAGCAGACAGATGGCCGACTCCGAGTTGATGGCACAGGCTTGCCAGCGCTGGGACACACTGGCTCTTGAACGTGTCGAAGGCAGTTACGCCCTGGCCTGCTGGCAACCGCAGCGTAGGCGTCTGTGGCTGGCGCGTGATGTCATGGGAGAACAGCCGTTGTTCTGGCACCGGCAGTCCGGATTCTTGGCCTTTGCCTCCTGGCCCAAGGCGCTGTTCTGCGTACCGGGTGTCCCGCGCAGTGTCGACGAGCAGAGTGTGCTCGAACAGCTGGCTTTGCTGCCTATGGCGGGCTGTTCCTACAAGGATATCCATCGAGTGAATCCAGGCGAGCTCATGCTGGTGGAGGGCGATAAGGTTTCCACGCACATCCATCGGCGCCTGGGCAGTGGCCCGCAGGTGCGCTTCAAGCGTGACGAGGACTATGTCGAGGCACTGCATGAGCATCTCCAGCGGGCCGTGTCGGCTTGCTTACGCAGCAGCGGGCCTGTGGCTTCGCACCTCAGTTCCGGCTTCGACAGTTCCACCGTAACGGCCTACGCTGCGCGCCAACTGGCGCACAGGGGCGAGCGCCTGACCGCCTACACGGCAGCGCCCAGAGAAGGCTTCGCAGGGCCTGTACCGCGTGATCGGCATGGTGACGAAAGCAAGGTGGCAGCCCAGTTGGCGGGGCGTTTCGACAATATCGATCATGTGATTCTGCGTTCCTCGGGCCAGTCGCCGCTGGAATCCCTGGAACAGGAGATCGACGAACTGGATCAATCTCCGGTCAATCCTTGCAATACCCTATGGATGCGGGCCATCGAGCGAGATGCACAAGCGCGTGGTTGCAAGGTGATGCTTACCGGGCAGATGGGCAATATGTCCATTTCCTACGATGGCTATCCCTACATGGCCTCGCTCTGGCGCAAGGGGCGTTGGCTGCAGTGGTGGCACGAACTGTGTGCCTATCAGCGTACGCATCCGCAATGGCGCAGGCGTGGCCTCGTTCTGCGCACGGTTGGTGCATCGATGCCTGGATGGTTGTGGCAACAGATTGCTATCAGACGCGGGGAGTTTGGTGGGGAGCTGGATCAATATACGGCCGTAAACCTGCAGCAGTTGAGCGCTGGATGGCTGCAGCAGCGCGCCGAGGCCAAGGGCTGGGATCTTAGTTACCGACCCTGGCACGATGGCAGGGCCATGCGCCTGGCCGTGTTAGGTCGCATTGATACCGGTTCAGTACTCGCCTCGGCAAACTTGCGCGGGCTGGAAATGCGCGACCCCACCTGTGACAGGCGGCTGGTGGAGTTTTGCCTGGGCGTGCCGGATTCGCAGTTTCTGCGCGACGGGCAGCCGCGCTGGCTGTTGCGTCGGCTTATGGCTGACGTGCTACCCGAGGAGATACTCGAGGGACGCGGCAAGGGTTATCAATTCGCCGACTGGTATGAGGGGCTTAGCGCTGATCGTGAGCGTCTGCGCGAGCAATTGCAGCAGTTGCGTCAACATCGCCGGGCAGCACAGTTACTCGACCTGCCGGCACTGGAGGCGCTGCTTGAAAATTGGCCCGAAGAGGGCTGGAACAACATGGCGACCATTCAGCGCTATCGTCTGAAACTGCTCAGGGGTGTCGCAATGGGGAGCTTCATCCGCTATGCCGAGCCGGATAATCGCTGA
- a CDS encoding cobaltochelatase CobT-related protein, which translates to MSGDPEFGALQVWPAIYAGTPGASVAHSDRTHSDADAAWQRWHEVQTEALFSVLEQPWYRVIEQARVETLASQHLPGMAQNLAFQLSSSSALSPAAHLYHCARSVLSGVAPSDGQWQVPDQTAGRWLGRLFDRGRQRQLQQLSALLPMRLSEARMQLADAQGFARGIKPLVEAYARAFASAQPLPSQPMVASATAGGRKNLSSRSVERQAEQQEASYRVFSKAWDEVLGVRELRALAQQPHAALSDEIQAQARRLAQQLRKRLQSLQQHRWRFDQTQGMLDARRLTSVVTSANTAIFRQPQQAPLTDASIALLLDQSGSMRGLPQQMTLLAVDLAVRALEAAGVSCEVLGYGTRYAGQDNPVFDAWRAAGRPVSPGRLNATRYLVYKSVRQPWRAGRGLLMRQAPLAGENIDGEALLWAARRLLKQPQRRKILLVFCDGAPHDEATITVNGPDYLRRHLHQSIAMIERGPIHLAAIGMGQGITHYYRNSLRLQGPEAIFSVLFEQLPQLLDGSNGERFA; encoded by the coding sequence ATGAGTGGCGATCCCGAGTTCGGAGCATTGCAGGTCTGGCCGGCTATCTATGCCGGCACGCCAGGGGCATCCGTCGCTCATTCTGATCGAACCCATAGTGATGCTGACGCTGCCTGGCAGCGCTGGCATGAGGTACAGACCGAGGCGCTGTTCTCCGTACTTGAACAACCCTGGTACAGGGTGATCGAACAGGCGCGGGTGGAAACGCTGGCCAGCCAGCACCTGCCAGGCATGGCCCAGAACCTGGCGTTTCAACTCTCGTCGTCCAGCGCCTTGTCGCCTGCTGCGCATCTTTACCACTGCGCCCGCTCCGTCCTGTCCGGTGTGGCGCCGAGTGATGGGCAATGGCAGGTTCCCGATCAGACGGCTGGCCGATGGTTGGGGCGTCTTTTCGATCGTGGCCGCCAACGTCAGTTGCAGCAACTGAGTGCGCTTTTGCCCATGCGGTTGTCCGAGGCGCGTATGCAGTTGGCCGATGCCCAGGGCTTCGCTCGGGGGATCAAGCCTCTGGTTGAGGCGTATGCCCGTGCATTTGCTTCCGCGCAGCCATTACCCTCGCAGCCCATGGTTGCCAGCGCGACAGCCGGGGGACGGAAGAACCTGTCTTCACGTTCAGTTGAACGCCAGGCTGAGCAACAGGAGGCGTCTTATCGGGTTTTCTCCAAGGCTTGGGACGAGGTGCTGGGCGTGCGCGAGCTGAGGGCGCTGGCGCAACAGCCGCATGCCGCTCTTAGTGACGAGATCCAGGCACAGGCCAGGCGCCTGGCCCAGCAGCTGCGCAAGCGTCTGCAAAGCCTGCAGCAGCATCGCTGGCGCTTCGATCAGACACAAGGCATGCTCGATGCTCGCCGTCTGACATCGGTGGTGACCAGCGCCAACACGGCCATATTTCGCCAGCCACAACAGGCTCCGCTGACCGATGCCAGTATTGCCCTGTTGCTCGATCAGTCCGGTTCGATGCGTGGTTTGCCGCAGCAGATGACCTTGCTGGCGGTCGATCTGGCCGTGCGTGCACTCGAAGCAGCCGGCGTCTCGTGTGAGGTGCTGGGTTACGGTACACGCTATGCCGGCCAGGACAACCCGGTATTCGACGCCTGGCGGGCTGCAGGCCGGCCGGTGTCTCCCGGGCGGCTCAATGCCACGCGCTACCTCGTCTACAAGAGCGTGCGGCAACCCTGGCGCGCCGGTCGTGGGCTATTGATGCGTCAGGCACCGCTCGCGGGGGAAAACATCGACGGTGAGGCGCTGCTCTGGGCGGCCAGGCGCTTGCTCAAACAGCCGCAGCGGCGCAAGATTTTGTTGGTGTTCTGCGACGGGGCTCCGCATGACGAAGCGACCATCACGGTCAATGGCCCTGACTATCTACGCAGGCACCTGCACCAGAGCATCGCCATGATCGAGCGTGGGCCGATCCATCTCGCGGCCATTGGCATGGGCCAGGGTATCACTCATTACTATCGCAATAGCCTCAGGCTGCAAGGCCCTGAGGCGATCTTTAGCGTATTGTTCGAGCAGTTGCCGCAACTGCTTGATGGCTCGAACGGGGAGAGGTTCGCATGA
- a CDS encoding sulfotransferase domain-containing protein, with protein MSEGIYWLASYPKSGNTWLRTFISNLLSDADKPVDINSLLGDHAADRLWLDDVLGFSSADLSDDELQQLRPAVYQWGERVSRYVKIHDAYSYCADGSPLIGRHGTAGAVYLVRNPLDVVPSLANHFGCNLEQALAIALDSEYVLSRNPKLYLAQTGQWLSCWSGHVRSWLEQTDVPVHVMRYEDMLDKPLQTFASVARFLGLPHDSQAVAKALRFSDFEVLVEQEKRGGFRERLSNQPFFNKGKSGYGRSMLSPQQIQRILQAHAPMMERFGYLDSGAFDEQGR; from the coding sequence ATGAGTGAAGGTATCTACTGGCTGGCGTCTTATCCCAAGAGCGGAAATACCTGGCTACGTACCTTCATCAGCAATCTGTTGAGCGATGCCGATAAGCCCGTGGATATCAACAGCCTGCTGGGTGATCATGCTGCCGATCGGCTTTGGCTGGATGATGTGTTGGGTTTTTCCAGTGCGGATCTCAGTGATGACGAGTTGCAGCAATTACGGCCTGCCGTTTATCAATGGGGCGAGCGGGTATCTCGCTACGTCAAGATCCATGATGCCTATAGCTATTGCGCCGACGGTTCACCGCTGATTGGCCGTCATGGTACGGCGGGTGCCGTATACCTGGTACGCAATCCCCTGGATGTCGTGCCCTCGCTGGCCAATCACTTTGGCTGTAATCTCGAGCAGGCTTTGGCCATCGCGCTCGACAGCGAGTATGTCCTGAGTCGCAACCCAAAGCTTTACCTCGCGCAGACTGGCCAGTGGTTGTCATGCTGGTCGGGGCATGTGCGCAGTTGGCTCGAGCAAACGGATGTGCCCGTGCATGTCATGCGTTATGAAGACATGCTCGATAAGCCTCTTCAGACATTCGCGTCGGTCGCTCGCTTCCTGGGATTGCCCCATGATTCGCAAGCGGTCGCCAAAGCATTGCGCTTCAGTGACTTCGAGGTACTGGTTGAGCAGGAAAAGCGTGGTGGTTTTCGCGAGCGTCTTTCCAACCAACCCTTCTTCAACAAGGGCAAGAGCGGCTATGGTCGTTCCATGCTGAGCCCTCAGCAGATCCAGCGCATCCTGCAAGCTCATGCGCCGATGATGGAGCGTTTCGGTTATTTGGACAGTGGAGCTTTTGATGAGCAAGGCCGGTAG
- a CDS encoding AAA family ATPase, with product MSKAGSESPDTLCDPLATFGCQLPWSVPAFAQSSDHVPMADPAFQFDPHVCRAILLGFAHARRVYLYGPHGSGKSTHIEQVAARLNWPCLRINLDGHVSRADLIGRDMLVVRDGRQVTEFVPGLLVWALQRPMALVLDEYDAGRPEVMFVIQRLLEADGRLTLLDQNQVITPHPAFRLFATGNTAGSGDSAGLYAGTQVLNQAQLDRWNVMLELGYPAKEQEARIIHARLPTLEQEQVRGMLELAWLCRQAHEQGELSALLSLRTLLAWGENLVLLEDMAHAFCLSFLNRCDVAERPLVAELYQRCFARELPDVGR from the coding sequence ATGAGCAAGGCCGGTAGCGAGTCTCCCGATACTTTATGCGACCCTCTGGCTACTTTCGGTTGCCAGCTACCCTGGTCGGTGCCAGCTTTTGCTCAGAGCAGCGATCATGTGCCGATGGCCGATCCTGCCTTCCAGTTCGACCCGCATGTCTGCCGCGCCATTCTTCTGGGCTTTGCCCATGCCCGCCGTGTTTATCTGTACGGGCCGCATGGCAGTGGCAAGTCGACGCATATCGAGCAGGTCGCTGCCCGGTTGAATTGGCCCTGCCTGCGCATCAATCTCGACGGCCATGTCAGCCGAGCCGATCTGATCGGTCGCGACATGCTGGTCGTGCGCGATGGGCGACAGGTCACCGAGTTCGTGCCAGGCCTGCTGGTCTGGGCACTGCAGCGCCCCATGGCGCTGGTGCTCGATGAGTACGATGCCGGTCGCCCTGAGGTGATGTTCGTCATCCAGCGCCTGTTGGAGGCCGATGGGCGTCTGACCTTGCTGGATCAGAATCAAGTCATCACGCCGCATCCGGCATTTCGTCTGTTCGCTACCGGCAACACGGCCGGCAGTGGTGATAGCGCAGGGCTGTATGCCGGTACGCAGGTGCTCAATCAGGCGCAGCTCGACCGTTGGAACGTCATGCTGGAGCTGGGATATCCGGCCAAGGAGCAGGAAGCCAGAATTATCCACGCGCGCCTGCCAACGCTGGAGCAGGAGCAGGTTCGGGGCATGCTCGAACTGGCATGGCTCTGCCGTCAGGCGCATGAACAGGGCGAGTTGTCTGCGCTGCTGTCGTTGCGCACGCTGTTGGCCTGGGGCGAGAACCTGGTGTTGCTCGAAGACATGGCTCATGCGTTCTGTCTGTCGTTTCTCAACCGCTGTGACGTTGCCGAACGGCCCCTGGTTGCTGAGCTTTATCAGCGTTGCTTCGCGCGTGAACTGCCTGACGTCGGACGATGA
- a CDS encoding WecB/TagA/CpsF family glycosyltransferase: MTEDQHAIDREQLLDSGQTLYCCGHCASAYLCPDLPATTLDHFYREHYRQLFPFMASNTPNERLLLQMRSRELALHRARRLAQSLPRHARVLEIGSGHGAFLGSLHALRDDLQLFAVEPGHAERTLALDGAPVRFIELEQIDQVGTLDLIVLFHTFEHLVDPVGVLRQLAAVSTPESRLAIEVPDAFIPGATWTAVHPAHTCYFSADGLQRIIRLGGWEPVAPTNCTAGNLYQEARPAEEGSAIAPVTPAQREAFLQQARDAQRTPVSSTRRMRLKALQSVLGADRVGRLSRWRHERALDQALSTPTQAIVLGAPVSLVTQEQVIQRALDSMKTRQSLRLADVNTAKLIDLQEDAQLRQALFRAELCVADGMGVVWAARGLGIPVPQRVTGIDTMHALLQACAIQGFRPYLLGARPDVIEEAVRKLQQRYPTLQLAGWHHGYFNAEQEPQLFETLRDSGADCLIVGLPTPNQDLFLSRVQARLDIPFLMGVGGSFDVLAGRLRRAPLWMQRAGCEWLFRLLQEPRRLLKRYVTSNSRLIMLWLPAWLAKRLFG, encoded by the coding sequence ATGACAGAAGATCAGCACGCTATCGACCGGGAGCAATTGCTCGATAGCGGCCAGACGCTCTACTGCTGTGGCCATTGCGCCTCGGCTTACCTGTGTCCGGATCTGCCGGCCACGACTCTGGATCACTTCTACCGGGAACACTATCGCCAGCTGTTCCCCTTCATGGCCAGCAACACGCCGAACGAACGCCTGCTGTTGCAAATGCGCAGCCGAGAGCTGGCATTGCACAGAGCCAGGCGACTGGCTCAATCACTGCCCCGCCATGCCAGGGTTCTGGAGATCGGTTCCGGCCATGGCGCCTTCCTTGGCAGCCTGCATGCCTTACGCGATGACCTGCAACTGTTCGCGGTCGAGCCAGGTCATGCCGAACGCACCCTGGCGCTCGATGGTGCCCCCGTTCGTTTCATCGAACTCGAGCAGATCGACCAGGTCGGTACGCTTGATCTGATCGTGCTCTTTCATACCTTTGAACATCTGGTCGACCCTGTGGGTGTGCTCAGGCAGCTTGCCGCCGTCAGTACACCCGAAAGTCGCCTGGCCATCGAAGTCCCCGATGCATTCATCCCGGGTGCCACCTGGACGGCAGTGCATCCAGCGCACACCTGCTATTTCAGTGCAGACGGCCTGCAGCGCATCATACGCCTGGGAGGCTGGGAACCCGTTGCCCCCACGAACTGCACGGCCGGTAATCTTTATCAGGAGGCACGCCCTGCTGAGGAAGGCTCGGCCATTGCCCCCGTGACGCCTGCACAACGCGAAGCGTTTCTGCAACAGGCCCGAGACGCTCAGCGAACGCCTGTCTCGTCGACTCGGCGTATGCGCCTGAAAGCCCTTCAGTCCGTACTCGGTGCAGACAGGGTTGGAAGACTCTCCCGCTGGCGACACGAGAGGGCACTGGATCAGGCGCTCTCGACCCCGACGCAAGCCATCGTGCTCGGCGCCCCCGTCAGTCTGGTGACACAGGAACAGGTCATCCAGCGCGCACTGGACAGCATGAAGACACGCCAATCGCTGAGATTGGCGGACGTCAATACTGCCAAGCTGATCGACCTGCAAGAGGATGCCCAACTGCGCCAGGCACTGTTTCGTGCAGAGCTTTGCGTGGCAGATGGCATGGGTGTCGTATGGGCAGCCCGCGGCCTGGGTATCCCCGTTCCGCAGCGGGTAACCGGCATCGATACGATGCATGCGTTGCTGCAAGCCTGTGCCATCCAGGGCTTTCGCCCCTATTTGCTGGGGGCAAGGCCCGATGTCATCGAAGAGGCCGTGAGAAAGCTGCAACAGCGTTACCCGACGCTGCAACTGGCGGGCTGGCACCATGGCTATTTCAACGCAGAACAGGAGCCGCAGCTCTTCGAGACACTGCGCGACAGCGGAGCCGACTGCCTGATCGTCGGGCTCCCTACACCTAATCAGGATCTGTTTCTGAGCCGCGTCCAGGCCAGGCTCGATATACCCTTCCTGATGGGAGTTGGTGGCTCGTTCGATGTCCTGGCTGGGCGCCTGCGGCGTGCTCCATTGTGGATGCAGCGGGCCGGTTGCGAGTGGCTGTTTCGCCTTCTCCAGGAACCGCGGCGGCTGCTCAAACGCTATGTCACCAGCAATAGCCGCCTGATCATGCTATGGCTGCCGGCCTGGCTCGCCAAGCGCCTCTTCGGCTAA